A genomic segment from Anabas testudineus chromosome 6, fAnaTes1.2, whole genome shotgun sequence encodes:
- the LOC113165280 gene encoding transcription factor Maf encodes MASELAMSNSDLPTSPLAMEYVNDFDLMKFEVKKEPVEPDRSISQCSRLVAGGSLSSTPMSTPCSSVPPSPSFSAPSPGSGSEQKAHLEDFYWMTGYQQQLNPEALGFSPEDAVEALISSSHQLQTFDGYARGQQFGGAAGAGGAMPGEEMGSAAAVVSAVIAAAAAQNGTPHHHHHHHHHHHHPGAHHPSSGSQSGGGAGGNHQHLRLEERFSDEQLVTMSVRELNRQLRGVSKEEVIRLKQKRRTLKNRGYAQSCRYKRVQQRHVLEGEKTQLMQQVDHLKQEISRLARERDAYKEKYEKLISTGFRENGGSGSDNNPSSPEFFMTSRKFLHL; translated from the coding sequence ATGGCATCAGAGCTGGCAATGAGCAACTCCGACCTGCCCACCAGTCCCCTGGCCATGGAATATGTTAATGACTTCGATCTGATGAAGTTTGAAGTGAAAAAGGAGCCGGTGGAGCCCGATCGCAGCATCAGCCAGTGCAGCCGCCTGGTCGCCGGGGGATCCCTATCTTCTACCCCGATGAGCACGCCTTGCAGCTCGGTTCCCCCCTCTCCAAGCTTCTCGGCGCCCAGTCCGGGATCAGGGAGCGAACAGAAGGCGCACTTGGAGGATTTCTACTGGATGACCGGGTACCAACAGCAGTTGAACCCCGAGGCTCTGGGCTTTAGCCCGGAGGACGCCGTAGAGGCGCTGATCAGCAGCAGTCACCAACTCCAGACCTTCGATGGCTATGCCAGAGGGCAGCAGTTCGGCGGCGCGGCCGGGGCAGGAGGCGCCATGCCCGGGGAGGAGATGGGATCAGCGGCCGCGGTGGTGTCCGCGGTCATCGCTGCAGCCGCAGCTCAGAACGGAActccacaccaccaccaccatcaccaccaccaccatcaccacccaGGGGCACACCACCCCTCCTCCGGGTCTCAGTCCGGCGGCGGCGCGGGGGGAAACCACCAGCACCTGCGCTTGGAAGAGCGGTTCTCGGACGAGCAGCTGGTGACCATGTCCGTGCGGGAGTTGAACCGGCAGCTACGGGGGGTCAGCAAGGAAGAGGTGATTCGGCTGaaacagaagaggaggacaCTAAAGAACAGAGGCTATGCCCAGTCCTGCCGATACAAACGGGTCCAGCAGCGGCACGtcctggagggagagaagacGCAACTCATGCAGCAGGTGGACCACCTCAAGCAGGAGATCTCCCGGCTGGCCAGGGAGAGGGACGCCTACAAGGAGAAATACGAGAAGCTGATCAGCACCGGCTTCAGAGAAAACGGAGGATCCGGCAGCGACAACAACCCCTCATCTCCGGAGTTTTTCAT